The genome window TAAAAgggattttttttacaaaaaagtGCAACTGAAATTTTAACATGTAGCGCCAACAACAAAACATGCCACGGCTGAATTTTCAATTTTGTACTATATTTAGGGTCCAAAACTAACTTTTGTTTAATTAatgtaaaataataattataccgctttttaatttaataattcaTTTGttatttagctttttttttttttttgaaaattaactTTCATTAACACCAACCAAAACCAACAACTATCTTCAAGACGGAGAAAGAAGCCGAAAACCGAAAAAACAACGTACAACCATTCACGTTACATCAAACGTACACCAACGAGTCCAATCCACAACCCCACCCTTAAACCTATATTTGTACCATAGAAACCCCAAGGACTTGATCTCCGCAACCAGTTCCACCACATTAGGATCTTTACTATTAAACACTTTGTCGTTCCTAGCTCTCCAAAGTCTCcaacaaataattataataatgcCATGGAGAATCGTTTTCTTGACACCCGAAACACCACTATGCTCATGCAAATGCACCAAATCGTTAACATGAAAAACGAACGGTCTAGGAATCTTGCACCAAGTAGAAATCTCGTTCCAAACCCCCATCGCCATAAAACAACCTGTAAGAACATGCTCGATAGATTCATCATACGCGTCGCACCAAACACAAAAAAGATTGCCAACGACAATATTTCTACGAGCAAGGGCCAACCTGGTAGGAAGACAGTCCAAAAACGCACGCCACATAAAAATATTGCATTTGGTCGGCACCCACGAACTCCCACAAACTCCAAAGGAGCATCACTAACCGGAGCCCCACGTAACCAACTCTTGACAGCCACCACCTCGAACCCACTGTAAGCCCCATGTGACCACTCCCATGTGTCCTCTCTACCATCCAAAATCACCGCATGTAATAAATTCTCCAACGAAGACTTCTCCTGAATCTTTTCTGGAGAAAAAGGAATTCTGGACCACTCCCAACAAATAGTTCTGTTGCCCCCATTGAACTTCAGCCGAAGATGAATTAGGACCCTTTTAGACTTCTCGAGCGCAAACAGTAAAGGGAAAGCCATTTGATTAACATTGCATTATTATTAACCTCAAGAGGCGCTATCCCCAACCCCCCGTCTACAACCCGTTTAGCTAATCTATATTACTTACTATATAAAAGATCTCCCATCCCATGTACAGAAAGATAATtttctttataaatttaaaagtaaactgctaaaatgatCCTTGAGGTTTcatcacttttgtcactttagttcaaaattcaaatcttttgaatctgggtccctgtggtttcaattttcttgtcattttcatccaaaatcaaaaccTGGTGAGGTTTTTGAGTTAACATACAacgtttttgtctttttccttccTTTTAATGAAAAACAAAATGGTCTTTAaatgttttattataacaaattaaaaaaatctaacCATTTTGCCTTTCATTAAAATGgaagaaaaagacaaaagaattggatattaactgaaaaatctgaccagattttgcttttggatgaaaatgacaacaaaactgaaatcacagggacccagattcaaaagttttgagttttggactaaagtgacaaaagtgaccaaacctcacggatcattttggcagtttactcaaaatttAAGATGGCAGACAATCAGTAATGGCTTGCTCCCTCATCCCTTTCTCCCAATTTTGGCCCCAATTCAACTAAAATTACCCTCATTCATCACACTCCCTACCATCAGTCATCACTGACGTCCaaggctttatagcctagtggcatcttcgGGGTGAGATAAGACTTTAGGACCAATAGGTCCTGACTTCACCACATTGGCAACTGAATAGGAGATTGAATGCTTCACTTGCGTCGCTGCAGATTACCCTACCATTTCCATTTACCCACGATTGAATCCCCTATCTGCTTCAATTGAAGCCTACTTTAAGCCCACTTCCGTGTGTTCTACCATTCAAACCTAAATCATTGCCATCAACCCATTCGCTGGTTCTGTGATGTTTATATGTTGACGATCTTATCTTTTGGTTATACGATCTTTTTAATTCTTTTTCGTGTTTCTTAACGCTCATTTTTACAATGACGTAATTTTCATGGGATTTTCAATTATATCACTGCAACATGCTTTTTCTACGTTTGATATTCAAGACTACGTATTTCACCACGTCAATGTCACTGCTGCAACGCACAACCCCAACTAACCAACTAATTAACTATTAGTTCTAATAATAACAAGATCTTGGAATTGAAGACTGCATTTTCCCCTTCACTATCGTATTTCATTGACTAGAATAGTAGAATTGAAGGCAACTTTCAGATTTTAaaccatcattcaaattattgCCCAGGCTTAATACTCTTGAAATTGAATGAATCAACATACCATGACTTtgacaaaacaaacaaaaaaagcCATTCAAATCATTAAAAGAAACTTTCAAATGTAATTTAAACAACTTTTAAACACTTTTAATCAACTTTAAACATTAGGCAAACAACTTATAAACCAGTTGGTTTAAAAGATTGTTAAATCTCAAGACTTTCATGTGTTTGAAACTTAGACTTGAATATCCATTCCAAGCCaccttaaaaaaattagaaatttacCTCATTTTAACTAACGGGTAATTAATTTACAAACTACACTTAAcgtacaaagtgtaaaaagtaatTACGCATGAAAAAATTGCGTATGAAGGAAATAACAATTAAAAATTCTTTTTACACGTTGTACATTAACAACCTTttgtatttaaactttttacTTAACTAATAATACCAAAATATTTATGAATTAAAAAGTTCTAAACAACTCCAATATTACTTAAATAATAATTGTTCTTGAAATAAAATTTGTGTAAAAAGAAGATAGTAGCCGATAGATATTAGAATTTGTCTGTAGATAAAAGTTTTAATGAAGTATATggtaaaaggaaaaaaaatgggGAGTTTATATTTGATCAACATATTATATATTACTTTTTTATGAAGATCAAAAATGGTCCATTGTTATGTTTGAAATTATTATTCTAGTCCTCAACTTCTTTAGTTATACGTAAGCCATGTAAAAAGGGTGTGTCGGGTTGGGTGAAGTCCAACCTAAGTTTGGGTAAAAATGGTTGTAGGAAATATGATTGTTTTTCAATCAAAACAGTACAGAAAGATACTACAATATTACCAAAAGTGTTTTCAAGAGTGACccaactgaaaaaaaaaaaaaaaaaaaaaaaaacccttggGTTGTAAACAAGCTGAGTTGTCCGTAGACTACTCGAGatttctttattaaaaattcGAATAGAGCCGAGATTAACGAGTCCGAGCTCAAGTTTTTATTGAGGCTCACAAGCTTCAAATATCAAGCTAGAGTCGGCTCATGAGCCTGAACGAGatttttttatacaaaatttatttatttatttattcatataATAaggattattatatatataattatgataacaataactaaataatatatacTATTCATATATAAAGTTATAAcactaaaaaaaacatatttaaataattataaaaaatcTAGCTTCTGATAAATGATTACAATAAATGTCTTGTAACACTTTCTCCTTCAatttattaataacattaaattGCTAAAAATAGTTGCCAGTCGaagaattaaaaaatatatactttcgaatataattatttttataatttataataattaaattatatttaaGTTTATGATTGCAATTTAAGATCAATAAAATAAGTAAGTTACTTTTCATTATTACATAAGATACATTTGACTAGTTGAATAAACTAATTGGATGTGTTTAATTTGATATATAATTTAAAGTAATAACTATTGGAATCCGTCACATGATACAGCGGGAACTTGATTTCGATCTATATTAGTTTGATTTGTTACGGTTATGGTACGATGCCGACACTCGGTATATCAACCAAAAAAAATAAACTAGACAAAGTCGTTAAACTTCAGAGTCCAAAAAATTTGTGATctttaaaaaaataagttttaacTTTACTAATTTTTGCACAAAAATCGACACATGATATGAAAGTAAAAACCATTAATAAAATATGTGCTTAAGCTAATCTTTAAAATTTAGTAATACTAGTTGATTTTTcgtccgcgcgttgcggcggggatccaatgactgcaaaacgcatgtcagtaacggcaagcagatactgaataaaaacataaataaaaatgtcgtAAAAAGGATAGTCACTCCTTCCTAAagaaaacgattttaaataacctaatatataataataggacccacacgtcctacacattggaaattcggttgttttcagttcagttattacggtgctaacacgttaaaatatggatgagctcagTACCGGTAAcggtaccgaaagtaccgatccggaaaatcatcgaaattaggtacaggcaccgaaaatgctcggtacaatacggtatggtatttgaaggtaaaaatcaataaatacaggtatggtgctagaccagtgtcgaaccgaaagtatcgattctgaaaacgccaaaaggtgggtaccaaattggtacaaaaaatgatttggtatagtaaatttggtaccaataagataccggtttgattacaggatttgatacgatttgctcatcaataatctaaatatccaagttaattttacatgctacaattcattcattacagaaaaagacaaaaaataaagcaaaataagttgtgtatataaaacctcattcaaacaaaatacagtttacttactgtgtgtatgaaaaataatctaaacggtgcaattacttgcattgcacGTTGCTAcatgatttgatgagctcggtaccaaccggtacggaaaataccgttacccaaatccccaaaagtgggtaccggtaccgaatatacctagtacgGTACGGCTCGGTACGGGTaccggtactggtacggcaccggtatttgagggcaaaaaccgatgaataccggtgccaaactggtaccgaaaatacactcgGTTTaataaatttgataccggtacctGATACCAGCTCATTCCTTAGTAATATTGCTATTCATTAAattctatttttatttatatatatctgtttttaattttaatatattttgtttaCTGTTCATTTCATactgtttttaatatatagaagaaCTAGTAGATTCTTCATGTATAGCTTTATGATTATATTTGATGTATTGGCGTCCTAAATTGTGTAAATTTGTTTCAAAActattatgatttttttttctttagatTCCGAAAAAAGAAATTGACACTTTACTAATTAAGGGTGGTGTTAAGCAATTTTTGTATGGTGTTTATCATCTTTTATTTACGTGAGATATTTTTTTATTCAACTCGTCTAATATACGAGtctataacctagtatataaataaaattgttCAATAATTAAAATAAACGAGTCGGACTTAAgttgagctcgagcttgagaaagaACTCAAGAGCCTAGGTTGAGCTTTAAAAAATAAAACTCTAAACAAGTTGAGTCAAGTTCTAGCCCTTTAAGTTAAAACGAGTCGAGCCGAGCCTGAGCCTAAACGAGCTGGAGCTCAGCTcagcttgtttacacccctaaacAAAACTAAACAACAATAGTTGAATGAAGATTTGTGTTTGACACATGTCCCTAAACACATAATCCACGCCTACTTCAAAATAAATGTGTTTCCCTCATTGCACGATAACCAAAGCAATAGTTGCATTAAGATGAGTTCGCATTACTGAGAGAGAACCCCAAGCTTTTCAATGTTTAATTGTTTTGAGAGAATCCCGAGCTTTTCAATATTTAATTGTTTATGAATAACGAAATTAGTGAATGAAGACACCCGATCATGAAATGTCAATCCCTTGATTTTGTGCATGGAACAATTCTATAAGGGGATCTCTCAATTATAGTATGTATCTCGTATCTCTCACTTTTATGTGTTTGTTGTCTCGTTATTCATTCTATCACGACGAAGCTACAAGTTAATTTAACGACATGCGTACAACAATGAGTAACTGCTAATGAAGTAATCGAGCTGAGCCGAAGCAGCAGTAGGAACATCATGACATTAACGATGGTAGTACTGATCAACTATCCATTGGAACCAACCTACGTGAAGTAATTGAGTTGTTGTCACATACCGAGCTAACAATAGTGATTGCACCATCATGAACATTAACAACAATTGAACCATCGGTAGTAATTGTAGTAGTAGCAACCATCATCATTAAATAAGCCATTAGTAGAATGTGAGTCACCGCCACACACCATCACCACTCTAAGAGTAAAATGATCattaaaacctatataaattagcaaactttttgtgcataaggacttgtaagttgtgctttgagtgttttccaaaaaaaaaaaaaaaacttgatttttttagttttaacccaaaggtttgtacattttccaattttaaccctcataatttgttttttttaactttaacccaaaacttttcattatttgcaatttaacttcacaacttttgtcacttctgcttttcatctttcgcaaattttcgttttacgtatagttctaaaattttcgagttaatacgacgcaacgtgcatgtgtggttcaacgtttttacctctatttttccatgtttgacaggttcgtcgcattACGCATATtataggtcgagtcagtgttggttgtcgatgacggttgtgtgacattagtactatttgacaccgttttacacCCCGCCGCAACACGGGGTGTGctttgaggatttttcaaagaaaaaattgttaAGCATATGGTtctcgtaacgttggctttgggggttttcaaaaaaaaattgattttttttttttacttttcacccaaaagtatttcataaattacttttaacccaaaactatttgttttttacttttaacccaaaactttttattttttacaatttatcctcataactttttttacttttaactttggtcctttatagttttcattttccacaaattttgcgctctatgcttggttctaaattttgtgacttaagaCATCACAGCATGCGTCTttggcttaacgtttttacgtttcgttctaaattttgcgagttaacacgatgcaacgtgcgtgtgtgggtgaacgtttttacatcgtctatttttaccccgtttgacaggtttaacataacatgtgggtcgtagatcgacttagttataaataaagaatcctcgccgcattgcggcgggtcgtaatcctagttttgtataaattaaaaaaaaaaaaagaaagaaaaaattaaCTTCATCCACTTCAAGGACCATCCGTGTAACTAAACACAAGGGAAACAATGAAGTCGATGAATGTAATTTCTGAAACTTGGGATTAAAACTAGGCCTGTCAAATCGTGTCTTATCGGGTTTAACAGGTCTCTAACGACGTGTGTAACACAATTATTAAACATGAATacaactcgtttaactactttatatctcACGTTTATAACACAGTTTTTCGTTTTATGTACCAAGAAGAAGAAATGATGGATGCTAACCTCacagttatatttatttttaaaaagtaaaaaaatcacgTTGTGTACTTTTTCAGTaaacaggtctaatcgtgtcttaTACAGATATCTATTGCTAGCCCTAACTAAAACCATAAACTCAACTTACTATTTCACCATTAGTGTAACTAATTCAAATAATCTAAGTAACTATCCACACCTCTAACTTCTTACCAATCTTAAATTCATATAAGATTCACTAATGTTTTATAAATCCCATTTGAACAACATCTATATCTATATTTTAAACATATGAGAATCTTTTGTACGTCAAAACATCCATATTGTCAACGCGATTCAATTTTTCACAAATATCTTGCAATGTTTATTGACATATTCTTTGTCATTGTGTCGATGCAAATTCCATTGAGTAGATAGAAAGTGTTATTCTCATGCTTCTTGCCTGCCAAGGTTTTTCAAttttcataagaaaaatccatttcACACGGGAAAAAAAGAACCAAAGAATAATACTATAAAACTAAGAACTAAAAATGAAGAAACACTTTAGAATCCAAATCATATTCTTGATCCACAAGTGGTATGGTTTATAATTAAAATGCAATTAGTTATAATTAGCTTTTGAATGATTAATTATTAAATGATATCATTAAAGACCTCCATTAACAAAAGTAGCGAAGCTCATGCTCTTAGTTCTTAAATTCACTAGTCcacttttgatttgatttgacCATACTAGTTATGTCCTCTTCTTTTTCTAGAGATCatttgtttttaatatttttgaatTTATAGTATCCTTCTTTTTTCTGAACGACCATACTAGTtatgtcctcttctttttttTAGAGATCatttgtttttaatatttttgaatttagagtatccttcttttttttttttaacaaccaTACTAGTTACGTCGTCTTCTTTTTCTAGAGATCAttggtttttaatatttttgaatTTATAGTATTTAATCGTCCttcttttttttgaacgacaaggAATGGTGTGCCAACCACCGTGATACCAGACGTTGTAGCCAatgtcgactactcgaccgctgccaaccccttggctctcccagatgtgCGGAAACTTGACATCCACCCGACTGAAGGCACAACAGTGGAATAATTGGTAAAACCTCACCTTCCATCCTAGACGAACCGACGCCACTCGTACTTgctcttcacctggatgccgcagaaaataatggagAGAGTGGGAATCGAACGtgggtcacaaggaacaccaagtctttcctcaaccactccaccactacctcattggcaTTTAGTCGTCCTTCTAATAAGCATTTTCCATGATGGGTGTGTTAGTTATAGACAAATTTTAATCAACTTGATGCTTATGAATATAACTAGAATGATTTAGGagttgtttacctcttaatgagactcttaatggttcagacctcttactagttcaacacttaatggttcagactgtttgtttcgcgagcagatgtctgaatggttcagaaatttgcatctgaatgattaagtattatactgagtctgaatggttaagacctctaatctgaattggtcagaaaTTTGCCTTTGAacgttaagcattatactgactcttaataattcagacctcttactggttcagcacttaatggttcagaccccTTACTGATTCAGCATTTAACCATTCATAAGTTATCAAACAACCCATTAGCTTTCTCTTTGGAAATATATTACAAATATATAATCCTTTGTCAATTTTATATCACCCTTTATAGCTTCACTGATGCATCACCACACCACTTTCACTCACTTTTTTCACTACACATTGTTATGGTTTTACAAGTTTTCATTGCATGTCATTATTTTTTAGTTATTACctatttatttaaataatatttttaacattaactaaaacaaataaattaacaataaaataaaaacaactaaaaaagTACAATCAAATTAAAACAACTAAAGTAAAATTAAAATCTATACTATACaataaaaaaaaaccaataaGGGACACTTATCATTATTCTAAATCTTATCAACTCTAAATTATTTTCATAAACTTAACTTTAAATCGTAAAGTTTTATCTAAATTAAAAAGCATTGTTTCACTTAACACTAGATAAATATgcatattatttattgttaatgctattattgttaactatgagaaattatattaaataacttattaatcaaaccaaaaattttaaatagtattaacctaattcaaaaaataaaaaataaaatccattttgatttagaaatatttttttaactatAGATAAACCCATGTAAtatacatggtttttaaagatataacatttttttattatttgctatataaaattaaatttattcaacccgtacaataaacaaagttttttttaaatataacttttttttattattcagtatataaaattacatttcttccacccgtgaatacataggttttttaatataacttttttattgtttggtatataaaattactttattcaacccgcacaatacacgaggttcttaaagatatattttttattatttaatatataaaattatatttattcaacacatgtaataaatgaggtttttaaaaatatattgttttttttatttagtatataaaattacatttattaaacgcatataatacacgaggttctaacctagttaacgTATATAAGAAATGTTGTATAAATATTTATTaaacccgtataatacacagggttctaacctagtaaaataatattgggttattggattttaataatcctaagttttacctgttggccgataataatcccaactttaaaaataccCTCCAATAATcgcaacttgtaaaagtttggccgtCATTGATCATTTTCTAACATacgtgcacttaaatcaattaaagAGTCTCTAGGTGTAATTGAATCTATTGAGTAGACCAAATTATTATATGTTTGAAAAAAGATCAatggcggccaaacttttacaagttgggattattggagggaatttttaaagttggaaTTATTATCGACTAAcaggtgaaacttaggattattaaaatccaataacccaataatatttaaaacataaaaaaaaaactaatctaATCTTCATCAACGTCGTCATTATTACCATCATCATCATGGCATGATTTGCCCAAAGATGGTTTACCAAGTCTGCATGAACTTTGATTTGATCTTCCACGTCTGAATCGGATAAGTCGAGTggcatttttaaaaaaattgggcAAATTGGAAACAAATAATCCTACCTAACGCAATTTGggcgataataatcccaagtcagttattggccAACAATAATCCGAACTGatcattttttttgtaaaatagtccgccattaaaatagcttaacgaagttaagttttattccaaattacaaaccgatgttttagggcttttgatcagaacgaggatacgagcgattgatgtaaaacttacctcgaaatcctgccccaacccacgaaaacggtgcttcaattcgggtgtttaaacttccaattaactaaaatcaagccatttcgagcacaacttcgaggtaagttttacatcaatcgactcatATCGTCATTctgatcaaaatccctaaaacatcggtttgtaattcggaaaaaaacctAACTTCGTTAAGTTATTTTAACGGCGgatattttaccaaaaaaaaaaaaaaaaaactgaccagttcggattattatagGCCAATAACTAacttgagattattatcggccaaattgagttaggtgAGACTATTTACTTCCAATTCGCCAAAAAAAATAAGAAAGATTTTAGAGTTATTAAGAGAAATGGATGAGAGTTGTGAATAAAATCGAATTGGTGTTATGATATATGGGGACCCACACCCCCAACGTTCGTGGGGCGTAGTCACCGACTCACCATGAGCGTTAGCTGGTTACACGTAATCTAACCTTTTAACATTCGTTAAATGACTTATAcgagataaaatatattattttagtaaaattgttttattattattattattgttattggaaATACTTTATATAGTTTCAATATATTTGATTAAAATGTCAAAATTAGTCTAATTTTGGGGTGTATATAGGGCTGTTCATGAGTCGAGCCGAGCTGAACTAgggcaagctcgggctcggctcgattataaaccgagctggctcggatTTGAAatcgagctgaaaatctaagctcgggctcggcttagCTTGGTTTGGCtggatttaaaaataaaaattaatacatagctcttaaaattcagtattctaaaatattattcaatacttcaaaagaacatatttaaaataagttcaacctaatacattacaaCCCAAAATCACGTccaacaacgcaaaataagttttatatttcaagtaaatacaatatttgttcattagcacgacaatcaacctttaaatatgtCATAGATGTCAAACTACAAGtctaaatacatgtaaataataatcactttttttgtaatatattagatgtataaaaaattaaaatatattataagtaaatAATTCGAGCTAAGTCGAGCCGAGCTACCAAGCGAGCCGAGCCAAACTGAGCCAATTTGGT of Helianthus annuus cultivar XRQ/B chromosome 1, HanXRQr2.0-SUNRISE, whole genome shotgun sequence contains these proteins:
- the LOC110900800 gene encoding uncharacterized protein LOC110900800, with the translated sequence MAFPLLFALEKSKRVLIHLRLKFNGGNRTICWEWSRIPFSPEKIQEKSSLENLLHAVILDGREDTWEWSHGAYSGFEVVAVKSWLRGAPVSDAPLEFVGVRGCRPNAIFLCGVRFWTVFLPGCFMAMGVWNEISTWCKIPRPFVFHVNDLVHLHEHSGVSGVKKTILHGIIIIICWRLWRARNDKVFNSKDPNVVELVAEIKSLGFLWYKYRFKGGVVDWTRWCTFDVT